Proteins co-encoded in one Candidatus Thermoplasmatota archaeon genomic window:
- a CDS encoding 4Fe-4S binding protein, which translates to MMRLQFQRLITQIFLFFSANLGALGVKTGFCFPFFYCHACPAASAACPLRAFEQSVDKGSFAWRLFLYPFLILGFFGITTGRAVCGWACPIGLLQRGTGRFARKLKKFRLIQTIGKHRCEQYLRYTKYGVLIGLVFATSYLLGFIFTDICPVGFLTGTVPVLILYPGKFVPNFFFPVALVIFILFIILIFVVERGWCRYFCPLGAFFAVFNKISFLHVEVHKEDCVHCHMCSLQCPMGIDVPTMHRDPECILCGKCVSTCPKKLITFERM; encoded by the coding sequence ATGATGCGATTACAATTCCAACGGTTGATTACTCAAATTTTTTTGTTTTTTTCAGCGAATCTTGGTGCACTTGGTGTTAAAACCGGTTTTTGTTTTCCTTTTTTTTACTGTCATGCTTGTCCTGCTGCATCAGCAGCATGTCCGCTTCGTGCATTTGAGCAAAGTGTTGATAAAGGTAGTTTTGCATGGCGGTTGTTTTTGTATCCTTTTCTCATTCTTGGATTTTTTGGTATAACCACTGGCCGAGCAGTGTGTGGTTGGGCATGTCCGATTGGTTTGTTGCAACGTGGTACTGGACGTTTCGCACGGAAGTTAAAAAAATTTAGGCTGATTCAAACCATCGGTAAACATCGATGTGAACAGTATCTCCGGTATACAAAATATGGTGTTCTTATTGGCCTTGTTTTCGCTACCTCCTATCTCCTTGGTTTTATTTTTACTGATATTTGTCCGGTTGGTTTTCTGACGGGAACAGTCCCTGTTCTTATTTTGTATCCTGGAAAGTTTGTCCCAAATTTTTTCTTCCCTGTTGCCTTGGTTATTTTTATTTTGTTTATCATCTTGATTTTTGTGGTTGAGCGGGGTTGGTGTCGCTATTTCTGTCCACTTGGAGCTTTTTTTGCAGTGTTTAATAAAATAAGTTTTCTCCATGTTGAAGTTCATAAAGAAGATTGTGTTCATTGTCATATGTGTTCATTGCAGTGTCCGATGGGTATTGACGTGCCAACGATGCACCGCGATCCTGAATGTATTCTCTGTGGAAAATGCGTGAGTACTTGTCCGAAAAAACTCATCACCTTTGAGAGGATGTAG
- a CDS encoding TlpA disulfide reductase family protein: protein MIRSSTRLISFFLVMSVSILGMLSGCINSDKTTEYAENIVFTTLDGRTRSLADFAGKIVVLDLMAVNCQPCWYQMLELKKISENYSKNSVVIVSIDVWMNQETVDMINNMLDTFEQYGIVLDWIFGVDDSQGAIRTLYAPQGVPSLYLLDQKGNIYYSHVGYESYATLASKIDEKLK, encoded by the coding sequence ATGATACGGAGCAGCACTCGTTTGATATCTTTTTTTCTAGTGATGTCTGTCAGTATTCTTGGGATGCTTAGTGGTTGTATCAATTCTGATAAAACCACTGAGTATGCTGAAAATATTGTTTTTACTACTCTTGATGGTCGTACTCGTTCGTTGGCCGATTTTGCTGGAAAAATCGTTGTTCTTGATTTAATGGCGGTAAATTGTCAGCCCTGTTGGTATCAGATGCTTGAACTGAAAAAGATTTCTGAGAATTATTCAAAAAATTCTGTGGTGATTGTATCAATTGATGTCTGGATGAATCAAGAGACCGTTGATATGATCAACAACATGCTTGATACGTTTGAACAGTATGGGATTGTCCTTGATTGGATATTTGGTGTTGATGATTCACAGGGGGCGATTCGAACACTCTACGCCCCGCAGGGTGTTCCAAGTTTGTATCTTTTGGATCAAAAAGGAAACATTTATTATTCACACGTTGGTTATGAATCCTACGCAACGCTTGCTTCAAAAATTGATGAAAAACTAAAATAA
- the trxA gene encoding thioredoxin has product MEQKWPNTPLHITDGDFDATVKKYPSIVVDCWAPWCGPCRMIGPVIEELAKEMQGKIVFGKLNVDENPLVSAQHQIMSIPTLLVFKNGSLVDRIVGALPKDQLKHRLTQKL; this is encoded by the coding sequence ATGGAACAAAAATGGCCAAATACACCGTTGCACATCACTGATGGTGATTTTGATGCAACAGTAAAAAAATACCCATCGATTGTGGTTGACTGTTGGGCACCCTGGTGCGGTCCATGTCGTATGATTGGACCGGTTATTGAAGAGCTTGCTAAGGAGATGCAGGGAAAAATTGTTTTTGGTAAACTTAATGTTGATGAAAATCCGTTGGTGTCAGCTCAGCATCAAATTATGAGTATTCCGACGTTGTTAGTTTTTAAAAATGGTTCGTTGGTTGATCGTATTGTTGGTGCGCTGCCTAAGGATCAATTGAAACATCGGTTAACCCAGAAACTCTGA
- a CDS encoding HD domain-containing protein: protein MNDQVKIVRDPIHGNIKVEDIFNELLETRELQRLYNIKQLGFAHLVFPGAHHTRLEHSLGTYNIAAQIVEILQLTYEEKQLVKCAALLHDIGHGPFSHTLESILIEKFNVDHVDLTEKLIRGAYDIFKKEEQQFIETTSVHQILTKYTIDLDALCSIIRGVFLKKPYLSQLLNSTIDVDQLDYLMRDAYYTGVAYGMIDVDRLQQTLLIFNDNLAVQRKGVNAVENILMARGLMYSSVYFHKTVRIAEIMLSKAIEFLEHVEPFSFFRMTDGEIIEWLKQQGRYQQEIVTRLKYRHLFKQAFMLPSTDHNQQHTDLIRNLEDSRKRHEKEREFEQKLGIPHGHVIIDIPLPELQRSEPRIQKTDIRIVDDTTVHTLDEFTPIAQAIRSRIAPDWKLMIVTDERYREKVSGHAEKILFS from the coding sequence ATGAATGACCAAGTAAAAATCGTCCGAGATCCTATCCATGGAAACATAAAAGTTGAAGATATCTTTAACGAACTCCTTGAAACTAGAGAATTACAACGATTGTATAATATCAAACAGCTCGGGTTTGCCCATCTTGTTTTTCCTGGGGCACATCACACACGCCTAGAACATTCACTTGGAACATATAATATCGCTGCACAAATCGTTGAAATCTTACAACTCACATATGAAGAAAAACAGTTAGTTAAATGTGCAGCATTACTCCATGATATTGGCCATGGTCCGTTTTCCCATACTCTCGAATCGATTCTTATCGAAAAATTCAATGTTGATCATGTTGATCTTACAGAAAAACTCATACGAGGGGCGTACGACATCTTTAAAAAAGAAGAACAACAATTCATTGAAACAACCTCAGTGCATCAAATACTTACAAAATATACTATTGACCTCGATGCGTTATGTTCTATCATCCGTGGAGTTTTTCTAAAAAAACCATACCTCAGCCAACTCTTGAACAGTACAATTGATGTCGATCAGCTCGATTATCTCATGCGTGATGCATACTACACAGGAGTTGCGTACGGCATGATTGACGTTGATCGACTGCAACAGACTCTGCTCATTTTCAACGACAATCTAGCAGTACAACGAAAAGGTGTCAATGCTGTAGAAAACATACTCATGGCACGAGGACTCATGTACTCCTCAGTCTATTTTCACAAAACTGTTAGAATCGCAGAAATCATGCTATCGAAAGCAATCGAATTTCTCGAACATGTCGAACCATTCTCTTTTTTCAGAATGACCGACGGAGAAATCATCGAATGGCTCAAACAACAAGGTCGATATCAACAAGAAATTGTAACTCGTTTAAAGTACCGGCATTTGTTCAAACAAGCATTTATGCTTCCCTCAACAGATCACAACCAACAACACACTGACCTTATCAGAAACCTTGAAGACTCGCGAAAAAGACATGAAAAAGAACGAGAATTTGAACAAAAACTCGGCATTCCTCATGGTCACGTCATCATCGATATCCCCTTACCCGAACTGCAACGATCAGAACCACGTATTCAAAAAACAGATATCAGAATCGTCGATGATACCACAGTACATACGCTTGATGAGTTTACACCGATCGCGCAGGCGATACGTTCACGAATCGCTCCTGATTGGAAACTTATGATTGTAACTGATGAGCGATATCGAGAAAAAGTATCCGGTCATGCTGAAAAAATACTTTTCTCTTGA
- a CDS encoding PfkB family carbohydrate kinase produces the protein MDDVLKKQVIERLQQIPRKQDRAVVLLPDFFVDHFVVYDSWAHFVSQADQKRLQGGGNIPGVAQSISQGGNAANTALALARLGIASYLICRTDPLGYHLLDFFLGKHGVDLSHVKTDGKIALTTALEFQKDAANVMLGDPGSVADFSFSLLDENDLALIKQCSMVCVVNWNLNAYGTSLASEVFSYAKKEGVTTFFDCGDPSPRLQDLSHLMKHVVTSHNLDIFGLNENEFMHLSKLKKAQQEDILRAAKMFKQHISARLDIHTADFSCSYGDSFTCVPVLSVPTIYRLTGAGDAWNAGDIFAELHGFSAQERLFFANAYAGYYISSKTPHHADIEEILQFLQQI, from the coding sequence ATGGATGATGTGTTGAAAAAACAGGTTATCGAACGGTTACAGCAGATTCCCCGGAAGCAAGATAGGGCTGTGGTGTTACTTCCAGATTTTTTTGTTGATCATTTTGTCGTTTATGACTCATGGGCACATTTTGTGTCGCAGGCTGATCAAAAAAGATTGCAAGGTGGTGGTAATATCCCTGGTGTTGCTCAAAGTATTTCGCAGGGAGGTAATGCAGCAAACACTGCACTTGCACTTGCGCGTCTCGGAATTGCTTCATATTTGATTTGTAGGACCGATCCTTTAGGATATCATTTGTTAGACTTTTTTCTTGGGAAGCATGGTGTTGATTTATCACATGTGAAAACTGATGGAAAGATAGCCTTAACTACAGCATTAGAATTTCAAAAGGATGCAGCAAATGTTATGCTTGGTGATCCAGGATCTGTCGCAGATTTTTCATTTTCACTTCTTGATGAAAATGATTTGGCACTTATCAAACAGTGTTCCATGGTGTGTGTTGTCAATTGGAATCTAAATGCATATGGTACATCTCTTGCTTCAGAGGTTTTTTCGTATGCAAAGAAAGAAGGTGTTACCACATTTTTTGATTGCGGTGATCCTTCGCCAAGACTCCAGGACCTTTCACATTTGATGAAACATGTTGTGACGAGTCATAATCTCGATATTTTTGGTTTAAATGAAAATGAATTTATGCATCTCAGTAAACTAAAAAAAGCCCAACAAGAGGATATCCTCAGAGCTGCAAAGATGTTCAAACAACATATTTCTGCGCGTCTTGATATTCACACCGCAGATTTTTCATGTTCCTATGGTGATTCTTTTACGTGTGTACCTGTTCTTTCAGTTCCTACGATTTATAGATTAACTGGGGCAGGTGATGCATGGAATGCAGGTGATATCTTTGCAGAGTTGCATGGTTTTTCTGCTCAAGAGCGGTTGTTCTTCGCCAATGCCTATGCAGGGTATTATATTTCTTCAAAAACTCCACATCATGCGGATATTGAAGAGATACTTCAGTTTCTTCAACAGATATAA
- a CDS encoding cation diffusion facilitator family transporter — protein sequence MEKKVFLKQPENIAALTTLTLMGLGGIQIFLGENVSQSVALTANGIDCIGDAFVSGVVWIGLRYLKKPEDHRFHFGYYKIENLASIIAAVIMLILAGYIFYQSYQQLMNPRPIMLPFLGASIAFIAAFIAWGFGISKYINGKKTKYSSIKLDAINTLKDGTTSFLAGIALIFGSFGITLADAVIGFIIAGIIVTIGFAAIKESSSMLVDACDGDCVAYGLLIKNLAERIPGVQAARLIRLRRTGPVIQGELEISVSGDMPVKELYIIKQKIVQLTQQKIPELQRLTISSLPDHHNRNHETIPEESNKKRDIDT from the coding sequence ATGGAAAAAAAAGTTTTTCTCAAACAACCTGAAAATATAGCCGCATTAACCACCTTGACTCTGATGGGACTTGGTGGAATTCAAATCTTTTTAGGAGAAAACGTCTCACAAAGTGTCGCATTAACCGCAAACGGCATCGACTGTATCGGAGATGCTTTTGTATCGGGTGTTGTGTGGATTGGATTACGCTATTTAAAAAAACCAGAAGATCACCGATTTCATTTTGGATATTACAAAATAGAAAATCTTGCGTCGATTATCGCTGCAGTAATCATGCTCATCCTTGCAGGATATATCTTTTATCAATCGTATCAACAACTCATGAACCCCCGACCAATCATGCTGCCATTTCTTGGTGCAAGTATTGCTTTTATCGCTGCGTTTATCGCATGGGGTTTTGGGATTTCAAAATATATCAATGGGAAGAAAACAAAGTATAGTTCAATCAAACTTGATGCTATTAACACGCTTAAAGATGGAACAACCTCCTTTCTTGCAGGTATTGCATTAATCTTTGGATCCTTTGGTATCACTCTTGCTGATGCTGTGATTGGTTTTATCATCGCGGGCATCATTGTTACCATAGGGTTTGCAGCAATCAAAGAATCAAGTTCGATGCTCGTTGATGCATGTGATGGAGATTGTGTTGCCTACGGTTTGCTCATTAAAAATCTTGCTGAACGTATTCCTGGTGTGCAAGCAGCTCGTTTAATTCGACTCCGTCGAACAGGACCTGTGATCCAAGGAGAACTTGAGATATCAGTATCTGGTGATATGCCTGTAAAAGAGCTGTATATCATTAAGCAAAAGATAGTACAGCTTACTCAGCAAAAAATACCTGAACTCCAACGACTTACTATCTCATCACTACCCGATCATCACAATAGAAACCATGAAACAATCCCCGAAGAATCAAATAAAAAAAGAGACATAGACACATAA
- the glyA gene encoding serine hydroxymethyltransferase yields the protein MTYYTEVEYIRKQAMKNNQFYAESLPMIASENILSPLCREMLITDFHGRYAEGTPHNRYYQGCKYFDLVEEKAIELAQKLFNCSYADVRPTAGTTANLAILKALIKPGETAVVLDLANGAHISFGKWGAAGVRGINLISYPFNDEIMNIDVDGAVKLIKQVKPTLALNGQSVFLFPSPIKELAEAAHEVGAYLIYDAAHVLGLIAGKQFQDPLREGADVMSGSTHKTLPGPQGGMILSNHAGDTEEDKSFLRKLSFGVFPGITSSYHLHHVAAKAIAFAEHLEYGEAYARQTIKNAQSLAQALHEEGFNVFGEKLGFTKSHQVLVSIGPKKGKEAAQKLEEAGIITNFNTIPGDTDPMNPSGLRLGTPELTRIGMKEQEMKDIATFFARILLKKEDPKKIKEAVKTFRAEYQEIHYCFTKGFRGYDYHKLI from the coding sequence ATGACATACTATACTGAAGTTGAATATATCAGAAAGCAGGCGATGAAAAATAACCAATTCTACGCTGAATCACTCCCGATGATTGCAAGTGAAAATATTCTATCACCATTATGCCGAGAGATGCTCATCACCGATTTTCATGGACGATACGCAGAAGGAACACCACACAACCGATATTACCAAGGATGCAAATATTTTGATCTCGTTGAAGAAAAAGCAATAGAACTTGCACAAAAACTCTTCAACTGCTCCTATGCAGACGTTCGACCAACTGCAGGAACAACCGCAAATCTCGCAATCCTAAAAGCGCTGATAAAACCAGGAGAAACCGCAGTTGTTTTAGATCTTGCAAACGGCGCCCATATCTCCTTTGGGAAGTGGGGTGCTGCTGGTGTTCGAGGAATCAACCTCATCTCATATCCCTTTAATGACGAAATCATGAACATTGACGTCGACGGTGCAGTAAAACTCATCAAACAGGTAAAACCAACACTCGCGTTGAACGGCCAATCAGTCTTCTTATTCCCAAGTCCAATAAAAGAACTCGCCGAAGCAGCACATGAGGTTGGAGCATACCTCATCTACGACGCAGCTCATGTCCTTGGACTAATTGCAGGAAAACAATTCCAAGATCCACTCAGAGAAGGCGCAGATGTGATGAGCGGAAGCACCCATAAAACCTTACCTGGACCCCAAGGAGGTATGATCCTGTCTAATCATGCAGGTGACACTGAAGAGGATAAATCATTTCTCAGAAAACTCAGTTTTGGTGTTTTCCCAGGAATCACCTCATCGTATCACCTCCACCATGTCGCAGCAAAAGCAATAGCATTTGCAGAACATTTAGAGTACGGTGAAGCATATGCACGACAAACCATAAAAAATGCACAAAGCCTTGCACAAGCACTCCATGAAGAAGGATTTAACGTATTCGGTGAAAAATTAGGATTCACAAAATCCCATCAAGTCCTTGTTTCAATCGGGCCGAAAAAAGGAAAAGAAGCAGCGCAAAAACTCGAAGAAGCAGGCATTATCACAAACTTTAATACTATCCCTGGTGACACTGACCCGATGAACCCCTCAGGTCTCAGACTGGGCACACCTGAACTAACAAGAATCGGTATGAAAGAACAAGAAATGAAAGACATTGCAACCTTTTTTGCACGAATACTGCTTAAAAAAGAAGACCCGAAAAAGATCAAAGAAGCAGTAAAAACATTCCGCGCTGAGTATCAAGAAATCCACTACTGCTTCACAAAAGGATTCCGGGGTTATGACTATCATAAGTTGATATAA
- a CDS encoding adenylate kinase family protein, protein MLVALSGTPGTGKTTIATRLQHSGYQIYNLNELAFKNNFILGVDTKRQAKILDIPKLNRYIKNVFSSRENIIIFEGLATHLLKCMQYIIILRCHPQELTRRLQQRQWSREKIKENVEAETLDIILCEATELHPEQHIFEIDTTAQSVEACTQAILEIIHNNFKPIEKYTIGTIDWSEEILNDYKI, encoded by the coding sequence ATGTTGGTTGCACTTAGTGGAACACCAGGAACTGGTAAAACAACGATAGCAACTCGTTTGCAGCACTCTGGATACCAGATATATAATCTCAATGAGCTTGCATTTAAAAACAACTTTATCCTCGGTGTTGATACGAAACGCCAAGCAAAAATTCTCGACATCCCGAAACTAAACCGATATATCAAGAACGTATTTTCTTCAAGAGAAAATATCATTATATTTGAAGGACTCGCAACCCATCTCTTGAAATGCATGCAGTATATTATTATCCTCCGATGTCATCCACAGGAGCTTACCCGGCGGTTACAACAACGGCAGTGGAGCCGAGAAAAAATCAAAGAAAATGTTGAAGCAGAAACCCTTGACATTATCCTCTGTGAGGCAACTGAACTCCACCCAGAACAACATATTTTTGAAATCGATACGACAGCACAATCTGTTGAAGCATGCACCCAGGCAATCCTTGAAATTATCCACAACAACTTCAAACCGATAGAAAAATATACCATAGGTACAATTGACTGGTCAGAAGAAATCCTCAACGACTATAAAATCTAA
- a CDS encoding CDP-alcohol phosphatidyltransferase family protein has translation MVLDKKRENIDPLLTKIAHYGTGIPPDVFTWLALICALISGIFFYFSTPTSELDNYFLFIAAFFVFLNGFLDALDGKVAKLTGKASARGDFLDHALDRYADVFIVGGLALSVWCRPSVGLLAMIGMLLTSYMGTQAQAIGHKRDYSGLLGRADRLALLMIFPILQHIMLRIPVQLPFNLTVLELILLYFAVVGNITAVQRFYSTLRWLQRP, from the coding sequence ATGGTACTTGACAAAAAAAGAGAAAATATTGATCCATTACTCACTAAAATCGCACACTATGGTACAGGTATCCCCCCTGACGTTTTCACCTGGCTTGCGCTTATCTGTGCACTCATATCAGGTATTTTTTTCTATTTTTCAACACCAACCTCTGAACTTGACAACTACTTTCTTTTTATCGCAGCGTTTTTTGTTTTTCTCAATGGTTTTCTAGACGCGCTCGATGGAAAAGTCGCAAAACTAACTGGAAAAGCATCAGCTCGAGGAGATTTCCTTGACCATGCCCTCGACCGATATGCAGACGTCTTCATAGTTGGTGGACTTGCCCTCAGTGTCTGGTGCCGGCCAAGTGTTGGACTGCTGGCAATGATCGGAATGCTTCTCACCAGTTACATGGGAACCCAAGCACAGGCAATCGGTCATAAAAGAGACTATTCAGGACTCCTTGGACGAGCAGATCGACTTGCCCTCCTCATGATCTTCCCGATACTGCAACATATCATGCTTCGAATCCCCGTGCAACTCCCATTCAACCTCACCGTACTTGAACTTATTCTCCTGTATTTTGCAGTCGTTGGAAATATTACCGCAGTACAACGTTTTTACAGCACCCTCCGATGGCTTCAGAGACCATGA